A segment of the Arachis hypogaea cultivar Tifrunner chromosome 5, arahy.Tifrunner.gnm2.J5K5, whole genome shotgun sequence genome:
TTATAAATAAAGCTCTTGCATCCCTATAAGAGGTGTGTAGAATTGATTCATTGATGGAAGAATAAGATGAAGTTAATTCAGTTCACTAGTTTCTTGTAcctctctcttcaaactcttctttctcTGTTTCAGATGTTCTGTATAACATCATAATGCAGTGTTTCTTATGGAAGATATAGATGCAAATCAAAGTGAGGAAAATGTTGATCAAGCTCCAAATTTGTCCTATGAAGATATAGATGTCGATTTTAAGATCACTTGGACTTGATTATCGATTATGTTATCTTTTGCTTACTcttgtttatttaaataaagaaaGTATTTTGTACTAGAAACTAGTTTATTATCTCTTTTTGCATCATTAGTTGTCTAAAAATTAacatttgattattattattattattattattattattattattattattattattattattattattattattattattattattattattattattattattattattatgtttgtaaagacttgcattttaagttttaatatgtaattttaattttatttatataattttatattttttaaattatgaccGGGTCAACCGGGTGAATCAGTGACCCATCGATTGAACCAGACCGAGTGGATTACCGATTCAATTCTGATAACTATAACTGTAGATTTATAGCCCTTATTTCTTACTAtattagttttagtatattaaaggCAAAATTTCCAAGGCGTAGAGCGAAGAAAATGGTCAAACAATCAACTCAATTGAAGGAACTTAAAACCCAAACGCAGCAACCTCAATTCAAAGAGCTTGAAATCGAAGGTACAGCAAAATCAAATAACAGATTTCTTGATTAGCATAAAGTtttcactatttatttatttttattaaaactctACCTGTGTGTTTGTGGCAGTGGAGTGTCAAATCAGTGCAATTAAGGTGGTTCGTGATGTTGAGATTGAGCGATTGTTGATGGAACTTCGTTTGGTTCGGTCGTGTTTCAGTGAGGAACAGCTCCGGAAGCTAATGCTACAGGTCTTCGAAGAAACCTTACCGAATCCCTCAATTGTGAAAGATGAAGGTAATGGAAAATTTGATGTGAagtggaaagagagagggagcaGAATGTCCACGACTTGTGGTGGTGTAGAAAGAGATTTGCACGCTTCTCTGTTCTAGAGGCTTTCGATTACTTTTCCTTCGGAATGTCCTTTTTCGGTTTCTCAGTTTGGTGGTTTTGAATACTCTAGCAATACTGGTAgtgtttagttttctctttcgatttaactcatttcatatCTGAATTAAAGTTtcctaaattgaattaaaaaaaatggaaatgtATGTTACGAAACATACTATTGTTCTGTGCCCCTTAAAATGTTTGAGTTCCTTCAATTTTGAACGATTTTACTATAGATATTATAGTTCTTATACATTTTGGCATAGATTGTAGTTGATACCTGTTAGTTTACTTCTTTGTTGGTAGGGAGAACAGGATTTCTTAGTGATGAAAATCTTCATTTTAAGGACTTTGTatgttctctatcttctctgtgcACTTTGATTAATTGTATTTTGTAACATCCTTAGCTGGCTTGTTTGGGTCACTTACATAGGACTTGATGCGACATAAAATTGGGGTAGCTGTGTAGGAGCAGCATTAATATAGCACTTCCATTCTCATTTCCATCATGTGCTGAAGCATCCACGAATTGATTTGAATGAGAAATGTTGCTATTCATTTAGGATCCTTTCATGTGCAGATGGAAGAGAACTTGCCTCTATTACTAGTTTCATTGTATACGCTGCTAAATCTATTATGACTAACTTAAACAGCTtgcaaataaaaactaattagtGGTTGCAATATATTGTGATAATATGAATTAATTGAATGTTTGTTACATAGGTTTTTGAGGAGCCATGTGAAGCTCAGACTCTCACAAGTCAAGAAGGTCTTCAGACTCCCAATGTCCgaattttctccttttattttttaccttttgttttttatggatgactttatgaACTCTAGTATTCATTGCTGAGGCTATTTTTTAAACAGTTGTGATTGATTTGACTTTGTTGCCTTTTGCAGGTGAGTAGTCAGCGCTTGTCTGTTGGGATGACACCCAAAACCCTTAGGCTGTCGAAACCTAGTGAGATGCTTCTCTCTGTCCATGGATCACCTTTTGGTGTTTACAAGCAAAATAACATGGAAGCTATATATGGTATGAAGCAAATGTTCTATTTGAAACTATTGCTATATCTTGTTCATTTAGTTTCCTTGTTGCATGAAGAGATACTTTCCTAAAAATAAACTACCAAGAATGGTACTTGAAAGTTTATGCCGCTAATAAAAATAACCTAGAAAGATAACAAATAAGCTCCAAAGGATTTAAAAAGTGAGAAAACTAACCGgatattagttatattttttcataaaatactttagatattagatttcgaTGCGATTTTTTGTAAGtattattagaaaaatgagaCTTTGTCAtagttaaaatttggtgatttgtcaaggaattttttcaaatttttttgtgaatgattgaatttaaaataaaatgcacAAGTTGTTTGCTAAATACAAAATTCCTTTAtcatttatgtaaaaaaatatgatatttttgttaattttgtcaCGTTTTTAAATCTTTTGAGACTTCTTTGTCATTCATAGAAATCTTGTTTGGTTATTTTTCATAGCGATATGAGTTTTTTGGTGCAATTTCGGTAGTTTACCTTGTTCCTAATAGCATGTGAGCTATTTTTAGCTCAATTTGTTAGTTATTTTATAAGCTAAGCTCTTAAGCCGGTGAGCTACTAAGCTTGAACTAAAAATTTGAGCTCATTTATTAAATGAGTCAaacttaaatttgctatgttccATGAGTAGGGTTGTATATTCATTTGTCGGTTCACATAGATATGTAAATGCCTGAGACCTCGGCATAATATCACCTATATCATTatatattatcaataataatatattatatctcAATTATTTGCATAATGTGTCTTGTAGATTAAATATGTTGAAAATAAGTATGTACTTATAGCCAAAAGCTTAATTAATATCTAAGGGTTAATGTTTAAAATGGTCTTTGAAATTTTACTCGTGCATCAAGATTCCATAATAAGATTAAGCTCGATAATAAATTAGTCAAACCATGAGTTGAGCTAAATATTATCAAGCTGAGTTTGAGCATTGTCAATTTTGGGGTTGACTTTGCGTAATTTCAAGCCttgattttgtttttgttctttcacACTGAATGAAATTCTTGGAATCTTCTAGAATACGCTAGTTATGATATCTATTATTATCTGCAGAGTCAGAAAAAGGTTAAATGCCTGCTAAAGCTATTATGCACACTAACAGTACCATCCTCTTCATCTCCTTAGAGGATGGCCATGTAAATTTAGTGGCCCCTAGTTCATCATTTTTCATTTAATGTTCTACAATTTTAGATGAATGCCATTGACTAATTAGATCGAAGAAATGCAAGTATTGGTTTTCAGTTGCTAGACTATTCTACAAAGTTGCTTATACCATATAGTTTCAAATTCAGTGTTGGTTTATACTTGGGGAAGCATAATTGTTAGATTATTACATAGTTACATTGAGGTTCAGTTATTTAGTCAGTAATGAGAATTATTCTCCTAAATATTTATGTTAGAATTGGTTTCATTCTGTTAAGAGTAGTACAAACTACTTAAAATGAGTATGTAAGTGATAGCTATGATTGATTGTATCAGTCAACCTCATTTTAAATTTATGCTTAGATTTTTCTCCCAGCCTACTCAATTTGTCTGATCCTCCGTGCATTCCATTGGCTATTGACATTTGTTAACCCTTCatgttataaattttaataatttgaatTGTGTATTCTCTTTGCTAATAGATGTTTTATATTGTTATGAAAACCATCATGTAGTATTTAATCTGAAAGTAATAGCAGAAGCAATAGAATAATAGCAAACGGCATACAAtcccataaaaaaagaaaagaaaaaggtagACGTAAGTTGATTCTGCAATAAATCTTTCTCCTTTTTCACCCTATCGACGTTTGCAATGTAGCATTTGGACTAAGTCCAAAGTAGTTTTTGAGATTGTTCGTTTGCACCAGAAaagtttttgagattttaaatacattataaatatctttaagattaaaaaaattgtattattatCATTTCAACAAATATTTATCGTCAAAACTAAAGTAACGTCATTTTTTCTAAGTCAACTTACTCAAGATATGATGTGTAACTCGACAGAGAGAGGATAGGAACCACGTGgtgcaattttttttatcttggaGATTTGTATAGTGCAATTAAAATttcggtaattttttttttgtgcaagCTGCCAATTTTAATGACCACTTTAGAGTTTAACAGAGTTTACATCGTAATATTTTCTCTTATGTTGCAAATAGTTG
Coding sequences within it:
- the LOC112729080 gene encoding uncharacterized protein; translation: MVKQSTQLKELKTQTQQPQFKELEIEVECQISAIKVVRDVEIERLLMELRLVRSCFSEEQLRKLMLQVFEETLPNPSIVKDEGRTGFLSDENLHFKDFVFEEPCEAQTLTSQEGLQTPNVSSQRLSVGMTPKTLRLSKPSEMLLSVHGSPFGVYKQNNMEAIYGMKQMFYLKLLLYLVHLVSLLHEEILS